The following are encoded in a window of Arthrobacter sp. OAP107 genomic DNA:
- the moaC gene encoding cyclic pyranopterin monophosphate synthase MoaC, translating into MDVVTAENDNRALTHLRRDGTAQMVDVSGKPETTREATATATVRSTAEVLALLGTGGLPKGDALAVARVAGIMAAKKTPELIPLCHPLPISKVTVDFELGPEAVDILATVKTRGVTGVEMEALTAASVAALSVYDMIKAVDKHAILTDIKVLAKSGGKSGDWAL; encoded by the coding sequence ATGGATGTTGTGACTGCAGAAAATGACAACCGCGCCCTGACCCACCTGCGCCGCGATGGCACGGCCCAGATGGTGGACGTGTCAGGAAAACCGGAAACCACCCGCGAGGCCACCGCCACGGCGACGGTGCGCAGCACCGCCGAGGTCCTGGCGCTGCTGGGCACCGGCGGCCTGCCCAAGGGAGACGCCCTGGCCGTGGCCCGTGTTGCCGGGATCATGGCCGCCAAGAAAACGCCTGAGCTGATCCCGCTGTGCCATCCGCTCCCCATTTCGAAGGTGACCGTCGACTTCGAACTTGGCCCCGAGGCCGTGGACATCCTGGCCACGGTCAAGACCCGCGGTGTGACCGGCGTCGAAATGGAGGCCCTGACGGCCGCTTCCGTGGCGGCGCTGAGCGTATATGACATGATCAAGGCCGTGGACAAGCACGCCATCCTTACAGACATCAAGGTCCTGGCCAAGAGCGGCGGCAAGAGCGGGGACTGGGCACTGTGA